Sequence from the Toxoplasma gondii ME49 chromosome Ib, whole genome shotgun sequence genome:
AACATcgccgaggagagacgaggcagcGAGAAGCTGGACCGGGGAGGAGTGTGGCGCCGATCTTCGACCGCGGAAGGCGTCGCCGCAAAGGCGATAGAGAAAAGCAAGTCGAGCAGAGTCGCCCTCCCGCCTCGAGGAAAGGGCGAGTTCGAGCACGTCCTCGAAAGGTAGGTTTAGGTCTCAGGCATAGTTGTCCTATCGCTGATTTCGCGTATGGCTTAGTGTAGGGTGGAGTGGATACATCTTAGGATACATCTTAGAACGAAGGAACTTGCGAGCGCGTTTCCGATTCCTCTGTCGCAGAGCCATGAAGCTGAAACAACTCGATATCGCCATCACCGTTCACGACAGCCTGCGGGCAGAAAACGTCAAAATCGACCGCAAGAGCTACATGCTCCTTGTCCAAATTGCAATGAGGTACGAAGGCAAGCCACTCTCGAGGTCCGATGTCAGACTGGGCCGGTTTCTTTCGAGTGAATTCTTCGGAATTTTCCGCCCCTGCGAtacagcagagagacgtgGAGCATCAGAggtgtctgtgtttttctttctgaggaagcagaggtcACACAATGATGAACCACGAACTCCTGTAATAAGGCATTCGCCTGCGCGCGCGCGTGCTAATGGACCTTTTCTTCGAAAGGGGCGAGATAGTCACAACTACAGTGGGTTTTCTAGCAGACCTTTTGTAAGCAAAGACGGAATCATTCATCCCCTCCGCAGTCACCCATTTTATGCACTGCAGCCACACCACTACAGCCACAGCGTGTCAGGTTTGAAGGCGTTCCTCGTTCCTTCAGCGCGCCCTACTTCCCTCCCCTTGACGCCCGTCAGTTCAGGCCgaacaaaaaaaaagaacgcGTTCGCTCcaccttcttttctgtgaaTGCCTTTCCTGTGTGCAACGTGAAGGTggagtgtctctgtgttgTGCGTCAGCCGGAAAGATGTAGCGCTGCAGTCTCAGTGGTTGCTGGAGATGATCGACGAAGGCCATGCCATCGACGCATGCTGGCTGGACCGTCTCTTGGCGGCGGCGTCCGTCTGCGACCCGACAACGACGGCAAGTCTGTACCGGGATCTGGAGTCTCGCAGTACGTTGCTGTCTCCGGAATGTCTTGCGGTTCTCCAAAGTGCGAAAACATACATTTCTGTCGGCACCAATTTGATGCGCCGAGCAGCAGGATCTGGGAGTGCAGGGAGCAGACGTctggggagacaggaagagttGAAGAGGGGATGCAAGAGCTacaaaggaggagaagaagacgtgaCCAGCGACGCGTCGCCCTCGCGTGCGTCTTGCGAAGGGAAGGCCCAGGTACGCAGCGTCTCGAGGTTCTGTATGACTGCTGTGCACCACTGGCCCAGTCGactgaaaaaacagacagctAGATATGGTGGACTGCTATATTCTAAAGAGCAGGAGCAACAGAAGCAGGTGTCAAGAACGATTTTTGGAGGTGTGTGAGAGTCGAGGACtcacgagaagaaagggagagaagagcaagggACCGCGTTCCGCAGCTGTCTTTTTGTGTTGTCGGTAGAGTGGATTTTGGGCGGTGGAGGGgggggaaaggaaagaaaggtgacttgggagagagaagacaaacagTGTCAACGAGGAaaagcacagaaaaacggactGAGGGTGTGTCCGGTCAGTGTGACAATCGAGGCGTAGACGACCGGGAGCGTTGTCCAGTGGTTTTCGTTTTCACTTCGCTTGTGTTGCCTGTGTGTTTGATCAGAAGAACGGGGAGACGGGAGTTGCTGGCCGGGCGTCTGAGagttcgtcgccttcgagtGCGCCGACGTTGAACCCAAACGCTCCGGAGTTTGTGCCGCTGACTTTGCGTTCTTTGCCCCGCCGGTTGCCGGAGACAGTTTCGGGGCTGCGCtacgcgttttctccttcgttctctcctccctcgatGTCTCCGTCGCAAGTTAACAGCGCGGCTGCTGCCTGCCCCGTGACGGCCGCGACGGTGGACCTCAGTGCGTTCGGCACTActtcctcgactctctcGCCGGGGCTCTCCAAGGCGAACCTGGCGCAGTTGTCGACTCTGCGCCTGCTCCAGACTCAAGGGCCGCCGCCGGGTGTCCCTACACCCGACGCAGTCGCAGCGTCTCTCCTGGCGATGCTCTCCACGTCGCTGTCGCCTGCGCCGGGGGTGCCGGAGCAGTCTGCGGAGTCTGCGCGACGAGACTGGGTTGCCAGCAGGGGCGAAGAGGCCCTCCAGAcgagcgcagagaagcagccagAAGACTCGAAAAAGAGCACACTTCGACTCCAGATGCAGGAAATGTACACGCGAGCGAAGGAGGGGAGGGGAAAGGTCATGCATGCAGGATCTGGCGTGAACAAggacaagagggagaaagaacggaCGGGTGACAAGAGCGACGGGCGGCGCAAGGAGGTACGTTTCGAGCACTGGTCGCCGCGGAGGATGGATGTACGGAGGAGGCGGCAAGGAacaacgaaacagagaaagagagagaagcagcgacggaCTGAGAGGGGAGGATTTTTCGctgagacagcgagacacgCAAGCAGTGAGGAGGAGGTATCGAAACGACATGGGTGGCGGGCCGGGGAAAGAAAGGACTGTGGGAGGTCCGAACTATCaccaagagaagaggggagggTGTGTTTGTCTGGGAATCCTAAAGAACGCCGCTGGAGCACATGGTGAAGTTGCCACGGTATAATTAGACAGTGGGTGTCTCAGCACTAATGGTCTGTGGGGAGACTCAGATGAAATGTACTTGcagctttctctgtttccgctCGTCTTTTGTGGACGTTgatttcgttttttcttgtttgtGTTTCCAGGAGACAAAAGTGACGTCGTGTCTGGACCAGTTCCAAGCGTTTAACGACAAGAGGATGTCCGATTCCCTGAACTCTGTccagaaagaagggaagcgagGTGCCAGCGCGAGTTCTTCGGAGAACGttgacgagaaagaaggcgaaaatgAAGAGAAGTCTGTGAAACTCTCGCTCCCGGACAGCGACCGCACGAGCGTCTACCACGGCGATGACGAGCGTGGAGCAAGTGACAGTGGGCAGAGTGAGCTGGAGAAGCCGGTGAAAAAGGCTTCAGAAGAGTGAAAGGACGCTgaagagaggacgcgcgACGAACTCAGAGGAGCAGGGAAAAGCAGAGGGGAAACCTGGTCGGAGATTTCAGGAGGAGCCGCTCAGAATTGTCAAGAAGAGAGCGTGAGGAAACGTCTGTCTGTTCCGAGCTCGCCCTCGAAGTGAAAGGGGTGGACTaaaggggaggagaggcgatCCAGGTATGCGCTTGAAGGGACGGCGACGCAACAGGTTTTCGAAAAACAAGGATCTGTGTAAAGGACCAGATTTTTTCGGGAAgtgctcgttttctgtgttcgAAGGTGAATGCTTTTTCTGTGTACATACATCTGTAGAGCACGGCGATCTAGGAAAAGACTTAGATCTGCCGAGGACGGTGTGTGTGCAGACTCCTTTTGTTTCTCCGAGTCTATGTACAGCTGAAATCGCACACCCGAAGGGAAGGTTTTCGCGATTCGTTTTCGACGCGTGGGAAAGGTCTAAGGGTGCCGATTCCTGTCAAAGTGTGGATTAGCGGATTTGAAAAGAGCGTCGGAGCGGTCCTGGAGGAACGACTGTGACTCGCGACACACAGTTaagagcggagaaaagaTGGGGGAAGAAAGGGCAGAAGCGGAACCGTCGGCTTCTCGGAATGCCCCCGTTTCGTTTAGTTGCATGCTCGCGAGTTCGTGTTTTCCCGCGCGTCCGGCAGAAATCCACTATCGGCcacggagaagcgacgaagcgcCGCCACCACAAAGGGGGAAAAGCGGCGGTGGGTGCTTTCACGAGAGGCGAGGGGCAGCTGCAGTTTCgacttgtttttctcgccaGCACGAGTTTTTTTCCGGTAGTCAATCAATTCGGGTCGTCAAGACTTGCGCGTGGAACGGGTCTCGTGTTGCTGCCTCGAGCGTCGCGCAAACAGACGAGCGTGACTTTGTGTCTTCTACACACAGTGGGGTGAGAGCTCTACGGGGGTGTGAGGTGACTGACAAAAGCCCAGTTGATCACGGGGAAAGTACTCTTTTCTTCCGGCGCAGATTGTCTTCAACGAGCGGTACACGTCCTcagaggcgcatgcgtcgttgTAACCGTCTCGAGGCCCCCGTGGAGAACAACAAATCCAGTTGTTTGTGTGACGCCTGTGTCGTGTGTGGGAAATGCCAGTGAGATTTCTGttcgacagaaagagaaacgtttgttctccttcctcgcttcggAGGCAAGCTGTGTGCGCGTCTGTGCTGCCGGGGGACCGGAGGCTTGACACCTTGCGTGCTGTCGGGGGGAACGTTTTGCGTGTTTGTGTGGACGACGCTCGTGTCTTTTTCGAATCTCACCGTCTCTCCGCCAGACTGTCGCGTGGGAGACCCGAATGGGGTTGTCCGCATTCTCCTTCGGTCCACCCTTTGATTAAAATTTCTTTTACGCAAGAAAGAACGAGCCAAGGTGTCGGGTCGCGGAAACGCGCATTCGCGTGGACGTTACGGCGCCCGACTTGCGCATCTCAAAAAACCAATAGGTGTGGACTTCATTTAGTCCTCTCCTGGAGCATTCGTTCGCGTTTCTGCCCACAAGAACCCAAAGAATAGGTGATGGATTTCAGTTAGTTCTCAAGAACAATCTCCTATTTGTGCCGTATGCACTCCACTTTTTGATCTCTTCTGAACTATTTGTGCTCACCTAGAATAAGAACGGCGAATCAGATACGCCCCGACAGTATTGCCGGCGTAAAAGTTCGCGGCAACGCTCCTGCGAATTCTGTCTTCTTGAAAAGGCAGACACGCCAGAGGGGTGGAGCGGAAAGCGGCACTTTCCAGTACTCCTGCGCTTCGGCAGACACACCAAGCACAGCGGTATCCACCGTCTGAAAATCAACATCTGTACAGGCAGAGGCcgaagaagtggaaagcGTTCATTCCCTTCGCGCTGTGAGACTCCAGCAGACCGACAGACGCCGAACCAGGACGTGCTGTGTCAGGAGACTGTGCCTGTGACTACCTGACTACTGCGAAAGTGCAAACGTGTGAAAAGGCAATGCGATTCAGTTGTGAGAGGCCTCTACGCGCGAAAGCGACTGTGAAGAAAGATTCTGCTGCGTAAGAGGGACcactctcgtctctgtggCACCCCGGACAACTGCTCGCCATTCTTTGGCGACAGAAATCCTAAACATGCGGATATGAAATCGAAAGCATTGTAAGACTGAACCTCGTGAGCTTTCTTTGCTGGATCTCTCGAGTGTCTTCTCAGGTGCTTGGCTCGTTTGTCTCCGTCACGTCCACTGTTCTCCAGTCTTTTCTCGGCATTTGTCCTTGGTCTTGTGTCTGCGACTGTGTCGTGGGTTGAGGAGGCGACGATCGATGTGAAAGAACCAGAGGACATCTCCTGGGCGCAGACGACGACTCTTTTCGCATACCCCGCTGGTCTGCGTTTTATCAAGCGAAAATCTTTAAATTTCTTTTGCGCTGTGCGAGGAGGTGCTTCCGCGTTTGTTCCAGGTGTCACAGCTACGTGGACGTGTGGAAAAAGCATTTAACACTCGCTGGCGACTTGCGTTGTCGACTGTGTTTTCGCGGGTTTCTTCCCGTCTGATCCACTGCCACACGATCTAGTCTCTCCTCTTGGGTTGTGAAACgccaagagaagagcgaatgTTGTAACATGcgacaaagagacgaaagcagagagaagaaactgctGCAGGACGCCGAAGCGCACACACAACTTACAGCAGGGATACAAggaacgagaaaacagaacgAGGCTCTTTCTCTTGACGTTGGTTTCCTTCGCAACTGTACATCCTCAGTAGCCAGCCAGGAGAGACCGTATCCGAAAGACACCTCCCCAGCGAATCCgaagtttttctttcctccgcgTTGCTCTGTAAGCGACATTTCTCGCACTCCCTTTCGCGTTCCCTGCCTCCTATGCAGCCTCGATTTCCTTTAGCTCCTGAGCAAGGCGTCGAGGAATCTCGTTGCCCCATTTACCTGAACATTCATCGCCAGAGAAAAGGTGGAAAAACCAAGGCACGTGCTGCACAAACTCCCCGGAAAGGCGACATTTCTGGAACTTCCACGGAAGCAAAAAGAGATGCATCCACAGTGGGGAAACTCCAACGAACGAGATGGCTTGTCAGATCCACACGCAAGTCACTGGACACTGACCAGGACACAATCTTTCGTAGGGAAGTCACTTGAGCGCCGCTGGTGGTGAGTCCGGCTAAACGAAGCCTACACGGCACTGCGTATACGCTATGCGGATCTCCAAGTGAGCTTCTCTACAGGGAAATCCGTCTATTCCTGGGCAATTCGAGCCTTTTTGCGTCTTCCAGATGGAACGTGTTGCTAACGAAGTTTCGATTCCACAAAAGAAGTCTGCAGAATTCCTTGAAACGTATGTCAACGCGCGATGCACAGAAGCAGTACCTTCCAGAAAGAGTTCAGAGTAGGCCTGGTGACCCGCCGGCCATCGCACGTATTCGTTGCAGTTCCACATCTTCTGGCCCTTTTCAAGAAGTTTCATGTCGAACACGTCCTCCACCtgtatgcatgcagccgcggcATACACTCCACAAACTTTCCGCATTTGCAAAAGACAAAGCATAGCAAAACCTCGTCGTAGGAGTTGGCGCGTCTTCCCCTTGAGGAACGTTGAAGCGAACGTGGGTCTGCTGCCAGGCGAGATCTAAAAAAGGCTTTCGACTTGTCTGGATTTCCGAGAAGTTCCCTCTCTGCTTGAAGAGCACGGATGAAAACACGATCCTTCTTTGCCTagcctctctgttctgcatgcattccaCTTCAGTCCACCAGAGACAGCCAGAAGTCGCTGGACACGTGGAAACGGTTCACTGGCAGtctcccttcgctcttcCACACCCAGAAACCTGACATCGGTGCAGACAGCCTCTTGCGTCATTGTCACACATGCGAATTCGAAGTAAAATATGCGAATTCTAAGTTGTCCCCACTTGCACGCGACGCACACAAGCCAGCACTGTAGATCTCGGCTTCGTTCATGTTAGGTATGCCGACGTGAACACCAAGACAAGATTTCTAGACCGTGCTCACGACACACAGACGGCTGTTTATCGCACTTCTTGgcgagaaagtggagacgccCCGGTGGGCCTAAGACGAGAGCGATTGTTTGTATCCCCTCTTTCCGAATGCGTCTTCGACAAGCAGCGGAGAAAAACCAAAAAAAAGGCTGGTCTTCGCcccttttgcttcttttgtCGGCGCACTTACGTCCGGGTCGACAGGGAAAGGATCTTTTCCATCCGGGAGCGAGTAGAAGACACGGACGAGCATGAAAATCTGGTCGCACTCGCCACAGCGGTAGAGAAACCCTTCTCGGCAGCGGAACCAGAGAGGCACGTGCTCTTTCTCGCCAGTTCCTCCCGTGCATCCAACGATTCTGGGgaaaagcgcatgcagtcctcAGTGGAAAGACGCGGCGTCAGGTGTAGTACGAAGGCATGCAAACCCCAAACAactgcttcctcctcggtCCTCGGAAGAACATCCACACTCGTGACAGCACAGGTTCACACATGATACGCCTGCTCTGTCGTTttggcttttctcttctgccgcgATTGCGGACAAAGTGTACACCAACGCTACCAGGCTTTCCCTCGTCTTTTCCCTACGACCTGCCTCCATTTCTTCCCtgtatatctgtgtatatCGTACGCCATCGGTGTTGACGAGGACAGCTGCCAAGCAAACACGAATGCACGTAGGATACTGAAACCCAACGACTTTCCCTGTCAGAGTGGTTCCGGCAGGAAGGT
This genomic interval carries:
- a CDS encoding hypothetical protein (encoded by transcript TGME49_209250~Predicted trans-membrane domain (TMHMM2.0):39-62), with the translated sequence MGTSTLDASVGHHGPSVQQPFEVAASPPPDRGFPFESEKWIFAVLVVLIIELAGLLLYLVGRALRRRCVHSADASCSAREPSCSCPSGTSSVLIGEVASLPQKAKDFSTPLQGASHVHSECSTFEALPNDFRLSSSHSGGFCGSSLVDSQSAGLPEQEHALVCGEDSVWQLKAKDGQMGTFDSDASISSLSRVFPTPLMTRASRTLRVDDEDKAREDRSGLPPAALLAALEGVSESASKRNFDKRERNAVDRSGDSLSSLVLGGRGRRAADAEALAHVHSPFSAPSLDAFTYAWKGASTLHGEDITDMKERRMYSRKSMLQCRVALQEKTARLMRQGGLQDGEKPPAYGDAAGASNSCQQEQLLLPLSSLELLRSLRCEAVEAASSGRPRSSLHSSRSSRFSSGGASTNAGSAIAAFSSQDSLDSLSAADVVSVDDVLHKRDGCAEERLSRSLAALAKSPVNRRAVTREESARGEEVENIAEERRGSEKLDRGGVWRRSSTAEGVAAKAIEKSKSSRVALPPRGKGEFEHVLERAMKLKQLDIAITVHDSLRAENVKIDRKSYMLLVQIAMSRKDVALQSQWLLEMIDEGHAIDACWLDRLLAAASVCDPTTTASLYRDLESRSTLLSPECLAVLQSAKTYISVGTNLMRRAAGSGSAGSRRLGRQEELKRGCKSYKGGEEDVTSDASPSRASCEGKAQKNGETGVAGRASESSSPSSAPTLNPNAPEFVPLTLRSLPRRLPETVSGLRYAFSPSFSPPSMSPSQVNSAAAACPVTAATVDLSAFGTTSSTLSPGLSKANLAQLSTLRLLQTQGPPPGVPTPDAVAASLLAMLSTSLSPAPGVPEQSAESARRDWVASRGEEALQTSAEKQPEDSKKSTLRLQMQEMYTRAKEGRGKVMHAGSGVNKDKREKERTGDKSDGRRKEETKVTSCLDQFQAFNDKRMSDSLNSVQKEGKRGASASSSENVDEKEGENEEKSVKLSLPDSDRTSVYHGDDERGASDSGQSELEKPVKKASEE